In Archocentrus centrarchus isolate MPI-CPG fArcCen1 chromosome 1, fArcCen1, whole genome shotgun sequence, the following proteins share a genomic window:
- the LOC115786298 gene encoding neuronal acetylcholine receptor subunit alpha-7-like isoform X2 produces the protein MVNYNRLERPVQNDSAPIVVELGLTLLQIIDVDEKNQVLITNAWLQLHWTDIYLSWNPESYPGVQNLRFPSNLVWVPDILLYNSADERFDATFHTNVLVNASGACQYIPPGILKSTCYIDVRWFPFDIQKCDLKFGSWTHNGWLLDLQMMEVDVSTYIPNGEWDLVGVPAKRNELYYDCCKEPYPDVTFTVTMRRRTLYYGLNLLIPCVLISGLALLVFLLPADSGEKISLGITVLLSLTVFMLLVAEIMPATSDSVPLIAQYFASTMMIVGLSVVVTVLVLQFHHHDPHGGKMPKWIRVFLLNWCAWFLRMKKPGEESKTPVSSSSPPTYKYSHSPPHHTSTSSIQMSTIPGQPSTQSTTTNGNMNLYFGYHSMGTDNPVFPPSVDSGVIVCGGGGGAGGNHHNGTSQLDIHSDQTRTLLLEQIPEICRILEEVQYIANRFREQDEGEAVCSEWKFAAAVVDRLCLVAFSLFSIICTFTILMSAPNFIEAVSKDFT, from the exons GATGAAAAGAACCAAGTGTTGATCACAAATGCCTGGCTGCAGCTG CACTGGACAGACATTTACCTCTCATGGAACCCAGAGAGCTACCCTGGGGTTCAGAACCTCCGTTTCCCTTCAAATCTAGTTTGGGTCCCAGATATTCTTCTCTACAACAG TGCTGATGAGAGGTTTGATGCCACGTTCCATACAAATGTGCTGGTCAATGCTTCAGGAGCCTGTCAGTACATTCCACCGG GTATCTTGAAGAGTACCTGCTACATAGATGTACGATGGTTCCCATTTGATATTCAGAAGTGTGACCTGAAATTTGGCTCCTGGACCCACAACGGCTGGCTGCTGGATCTCCAGATGATGGAAGTTGATGTTTCTACATATATACCCAATGGGGAGTGGGACCTTGTTg GTGTACCAGCAAAGCGTAATGAGCTGTACTATGACTGCTGTAAGGAGCCCTACCCCGATGTGACGTTCACAGTCACCATGCGCCGCAGGACTCTTTATTATGGCCTAAACCTGCTCATCCCCTGTGTGCTCATCTCTGGTCTGGCACTGTTGGTCTTCCTGCTCCCTGCCGACTCTGGCGAAAAGATCTCACTGG GCATAACAGTGCTGCTGTCTCTGACAGTCTTCATGTTACTGGTAGCTGAGATCATGCCTGCCACTTCAGACTCAGTTCCTCTAATTG CTCAGTATTTTGCAAGCACTATGATGATTGTGGGCTTGTCGGTGGTGGTAACTGTTCTGGTTCTACAATTCCACCACCATGACCCCCATGGAGGAAAAATGCCTAAATGG atCCGAGTCTTTCTCCTCAACTGGTGTGCTTGGTTCCTCCGCATGAAGAAGCCTGGAGAGGAAAGCAAAACTCCAGTGAGCTCAAGTAGCCCTCCTACATATAAGTATTCCCATTCTCCCCCTCACCACACCAGCACCAGCAGCATTCAGATGAGCACCATACCGGGGCAGCCATCCACCCAGTCAACGACAACCAATGGAAATATGAACCTGTACTTTGGCTACCACTCGATGGGCACAGACAACCCTGTGTTTCCACCTAGTGTTGATTCAGGCGTGATTGTGTGCGGTGGTGGCGGTGGAGCCGGAGGAAATCACCATAATGGTACCTCCCAGCTTGACATTCACTCAGACCAGACACGGACTTTGCTTTTGGAGCAGATTCCAGAAATTTGCCGGATCCTGGAAGAAGTGCAGTACATTGCAAATCGCTTCCGAGAGCAGGACGAGGGGGAGGCGGTCTGCAGCGAGTggaaatttgcagctgcagtCGTGGACCGGTTATGCCTGGTGGCCTTTTCACTCTTCTCCATCATCTGCACCTTCACCATTCTTATGTCAGCTCCCAATTTCATTGAAGCGGTGTCAAAAGACTTTACATAA